In one window of Eubalaena glacialis isolate mEubGla1 chromosome 13, mEubGla1.1.hap2.+ XY, whole genome shotgun sequence DNA:
- the ZP3 gene encoding zona pellucida sperm-binding protein 3, whose translation MGPSYRLFVCFLLWGSLELCNPQPIWHDESQHLMPSKPPAVMVECQEDQLVVTVSKDLFGTGKLIRPADLTLGPDNCEPLVSMDTDTVVRFEVGLHACGNSVQVTDDALVYSTFLFHNPRPVGNLSILRTNRAEVPIECRYPRQGNVSSWAILPTWVPFRTTMFSEEKLVFSLRLMEENWSAEKTTPTFQLGDRAHLQAQVHTGSHVPLRVFVDHCVATLTPDWSTSPYHTIVDFHGCLVDGLTDASSAFKAPRPRPETLQFTVDVFHFANDSRNTIYITCHLKVTPVDRVPDQISKACSFSKSSNRWSPVEGPVDICRCCNKGRCGVSGRSRRLTHLEGQSVPRSRRHVTEEADVTVGPLIFLGKTRDHGVEGSTSSPPSVMLGLGLATVVSLTLATIVLGFTGRRRAASHPVCPASASQ comes from the exons ATGGGGCCGAGCTACAGGCTCTTTGTCTGCTTTCTGCTCTGGGGAAGCCTGGAGCTGTGCAACCCTCAGCCCATCTGGCATGATGAATCCCAACATCTCATGCCATCGAAGCCACCCGCCGTGATGGTGGAGTGTCAGGAGGACCAGCTGGTGGTTACTGTCAGCAAAGACCTTTTTGGCACCGGGAAGCTCATCAGGCCTGCAGACCTTACCCTGGGCCCTGACAACTGTGAGCCGCTGGTCTCTATGGACACGGATACCGTGGTCAGGTTTGAGGTTGGGCTGCATGCGTGTGGCAACAGTGTGCAG gTGACCGACGACGCCCTGGTGTACAGCACCTTCCTGTTCCATAACCCCCGCCCTGTGGGAAACCTGTCCATCCTGAGGACTAACCGCGCGGAGGTCCCCATCGAGTGCCGCTACCCCAG gcagggcaacgTGAGCAGCTGGGCCATCCTGCCCACCTGGGTGCCCTTCAGGACCACGATGTTCTCGGAGGAGAAGTTGGTTTTCTCTCTGCGCCTGATGGAGG AGAACTGGAGCGCCGAGAAGACGACGCCCACCTTCCAGCTGGGAGACAGAGCCCACCTCCAGGCCCAAGTCCACACCGGCAGCCACGTGCCCCTGCGAGTGTTTGTGGACCACTGTGTGGCCACGCTGACACCGGACTGGAGCACCTCCCCTTATCACACCATCGTGGACTTCCATGG TTGTCTCGTGGACGGTCTCACCGATGCCTCATCTGCTTTCAAAGCACCCAGACCCAGACCAGAGACCCTCCAGTTCACAGTGGATGTGTTCCATTTTGCTAATGACTCCAGAAACACG ATATATATCACCTGCCACCTGAAGGTCACTCCGGTTGACCGAGTCCCGGACCAAATAAGCAAGGCCTGTTCCTTCAGCAAGTCCTCCAATAG ATGGTCCCCGGTTGAAGGCCCTGTTGATATCTGTCGATGCTGTAATAAGGGGCGCTGTGGCGTATCAGGCCGTTCCAGGAGGCTGACCCACCTGGAGGGACAGTCTGTTCCCCGCAGTCGCAGGCATG TGACAGAAGAAGCAGATGTCACAGTGGGGCCACTGATCTTCCTGGGGAAGACTAGAGACCACGGTGTGGAAGGGtccacctcctctcccccctcaGTGATGCTGGGCTTAGGCCTGGCCACTGTGGTGTCCCTGACTCTGGCCACAATCGTCCTGGGTTTCACGGGGAGGCGTCGGGCTGCTTCCCACcctgtgtgccctgcatctgcttcccaataa